The following coding sequences are from one Paenibacillus sp. JDR-2 window:
- a CDS encoding DoxX family membrane protein, with amino-acid sequence MLKFMRENVYAAGLVLLLRLYVGWQWLDAGFHKLKDGFNAGGFLKGAIANPVIDHETNANVYPNFVRFIEHAALPNVKAINILIPLGETLVGLGLILGALTATAAFFGMLMNFMFLFAGTVSTNPWLILLGGIVMIAGVNGGKFGADYYLLPLLRKWIGNLKKGGQGTTPPLKQIIK; translated from the coding sequence ATGTTGAAGTTTATGCGCGAGAACGTTTATGCCGCGGGACTTGTTCTTCTGCTCCGTTTATATGTAGGCTGGCAATGGCTGGACGCCGGTTTTCACAAGCTGAAAGACGGCTTTAATGCAGGAGGCTTCCTGAAAGGGGCGATTGCCAATCCCGTCATTGACCATGAGACAAATGCCAATGTCTATCCGAATTTTGTCCGGTTCATCGAGCATGCGGCGCTGCCTAATGTGAAGGCCATCAATATTCTTATTCCGCTTGGCGAGACGCTTGTTGGTCTTGGACTTATTCTAGGCGCTTTAACGGCAACGGCGGCATTTTTCGGAATGCTGATGAACTTCATGTTCCTGTTCGCGGGGACCGTAAGCACGAATCCTTGGCTGATTCTTCTTGGAGGCATTGTGATGATCGCAGGGGTTAACGGCGGTAAATTCGGAGCCGACTATTACCTGCTGCCGCTGCTGCGCAAATGGATCGGCAACCTGAAGAAGGGCGGACAAGGAACGACCCCTCCGCTGAAGCAAATCATCAAGTAG
- a CDS encoding PAS domain S-box protein gives MINHRAGNKVLAEHVDSLLLQLEERIEDSQFRSELQSSLKQLADVKLALDASSIVAMTDHAGKILYVNDKFCEISQYDRSELLGQDHRIINSGTHPKAFMKELWTTISSGQVWYGDIKNKAKDGTSYWVNTTIVPFVGENGKPYQYLAIRNEVTRLKKVEEELQETLSKVMTIQEEERRKFSRELHDGIGQSLFSLLIQLDRVISAPAYGEEQLPFIRNQVAGIIEEVRSVAWQLRPSVLDDLGIVPALRTHLENYTSHYGIKVSFKSNLRKRLDVQVETVIYRIIQEALTNIAKYADVSEAEVEILEDEKQVVARILDRGIGFDMAVQTQGVGRYSMVERAKLAGGNLSMESAIGEGTTVTLIIPK, from the coding sequence TTGATTAATCATCGAGCGGGGAATAAGGTGCTCGCCGAGCATGTCGACTCCTTGCTGCTCCAGCTGGAGGAACGGATCGAGGATTCGCAGTTCCGAAGCGAGCTGCAGAGCTCGCTCAAGCAGCTCGCGGATGTGAAGCTGGCGCTTGATGCATCCTCGATTGTGGCGATGACCGACCACGCGGGCAAGATTCTTTATGTCAACGATAAGTTCTGCGAGATATCCCAATATGACCGCTCCGAGCTCCTAGGGCAGGACCACCGGATTATCAATTCGGGCACTCATCCGAAAGCTTTTATGAAGGAGCTATGGACAACCATATCTTCCGGCCAAGTCTGGTATGGGGATATCAAGAACAAGGCGAAGGACGGCACATCCTATTGGGTGAATACGACAATCGTTCCTTTTGTGGGCGAGAACGGCAAGCCGTATCAGTATCTGGCGATCCGTAACGAAGTCACCCGGCTGAAGAAGGTGGAGGAGGAGCTTCAGGAAACCTTATCCAAAGTGATGACCATACAGGAAGAAGAACGGCGCAAGTTTTCCCGGGAGCTGCATGACGGTATCGGGCAAAGCTTGTTTTCCCTGCTCATTCAGCTGGATCGCGTCATTTCGGCTCCTGCTTATGGCGAGGAGCAGTTGCCCTTCATCCGCAATCAGGTGGCCGGCATTATCGAAGAGGTACGGAGCGTGGCCTGGCAGCTGCGGCCGTCTGTGCTGGATGATCTCGGCATTGTGCCAGCGCTCCGGACGCATCTGGAAAACTACACCTCCCATTACGGCATTAAGGTATCGTTCAAGAGCAATCTGCGCAAGCGGCTGGACGTGCAGGTAGAGACGGTTATTTACCGGATCATCCAGGAGGCGTTGACCAATATTGCCAAGTACGCGGACGTATCCGAAGCCGAGGTGGAAATCCTGGAGGACGAGAAGCAAGTAGTGGCCCGGATTCTTGACCGGGGGATTGGCTTTGACATGGCAGTGCAGACGCAAGGGGTCGGAAGATACAGCATGGTCGAGAGGGCGAAGCTGGCCGGAGGGAATTTGTCGATGGAATCGGCAATCGGCGAAGGGACAACCGTTACCCTGATTATTCCAAAATAA
- a CDS encoding family 43 glycosylhydrolase encodes MSQIRVLSKLMVCIALLLALTVTAMPKVTNAASVAITNGPVWYDTTGGTIQAHGGSIIKVGSTYYWIGEDKLNNSANFSHVVCYSSTDLKNWAWVSYPLKTTSASELASSKIERPKVIYNSSTGKYVMWMHYENGTDYSLGRVAVASSSSVCGDYTYHGSFRPLNYESRDLTVFKDDDGTAYLVSASNKNGGANDTMAIFQLSSDYLSVASFKTWYSDNGYREAPAVVKQGGKYFLITSQASGWYPNQGGYSTATSMAGPWTAVQPLGNPSTFASQSTFVLPIQGTSTTSYLYMADRWNSSTLGDSRYIWLPLTLNGSSGTASLEWYSSWNLDASTGSVTSPSTLTNLSQGKTATASSSASGYAPGSANDGNYQTSWKASAVTWPSWWQVDLGSSKNVKEIDISWYMVKGSEGYHQYKIEYSTNGTSYTTIDRTSNKTYGFTTDSVNITARYIRIQLVNAVLWNNPGNWYTPTLWEVKVLGS; translated from the coding sequence TGGTACGACACAACGGGCGGAACGATACAAGCCCACGGGGGAAGCATTATCAAAGTCGGCTCCACCTATTACTGGATTGGCGAAGATAAGCTGAACAATTCGGCCAACTTCTCGCATGTCGTCTGCTACTCCTCTACCGACCTGAAGAATTGGGCTTGGGTCAGCTATCCGCTCAAGACCACTTCCGCCTCCGAGCTTGCCTCAAGCAAAATCGAGCGTCCAAAGGTCATCTACAACTCTTCGACCGGCAAATACGTCATGTGGATGCATTACGAAAACGGCACGGATTACAGTCTTGGAAGAGTAGCCGTTGCTTCAAGCTCTTCCGTCTGCGGAGACTATACATACCACGGCAGCTTCCGTCCGTTGAACTACGAATCGCGCGATCTCACCGTCTTCAAGGATGATGACGGAACGGCCTACCTCGTCTCTGCCTCCAACAAGAACGGCGGCGCCAACGATACCATGGCCATCTTCCAGCTCAGCTCCGACTACCTGAGCGTTGCTTCCTTTAAGACCTGGTATTCGGACAACGGTTACCGGGAAGCTCCGGCAGTTGTGAAACAGGGAGGAAAATATTTTCTCATTACCTCTCAGGCTTCCGGCTGGTATCCGAATCAGGGCGGTTATTCCACGGCTACTTCAATGGCCGGTCCTTGGACGGCTGTTCAGCCGCTTGGCAATCCTTCAACCTTTGCATCGCAATCTACTTTTGTCCTGCCGATTCAAGGAACCTCCACGACCTCCTATCTGTACATGGCGGACCGTTGGAATTCCAGTACGCTAGGGGACTCCCGGTATATCTGGCTTCCTTTAACGCTAAACGGCTCAAGCGGTACGGCTTCTCTGGAATGGTACAGCAGCTGGAATCTGGATGCCTCAACCGGCTCCGTTACCTCCCCCTCTACGCTGACGAATCTGTCGCAGGGCAAGACGGCAACCGCCAGCTCGTCGGCTTCCGGCTATGCGCCTGGCAGCGCCAATGACGGAAATTACCAGACCAGCTGGAAGGCATCCGCCGTTACCTGGCCGTCCTGGTGGCAGGTTGATCTAGGCTCCTCCAAGAACGTCAAGGAAATCGATATTTCCTGGTACATGGTGAAGGGCTCCGAGGGTTATCACCAATACAAAATCGAGTACAGCACTAACGGTACCAGCTATACGACAATCGACCGAACGAGTAACAAAACGTACGGCTTCACGACCGACAGCGTTAATATTACGGCCAGGTATATAAGGATCCAACTCGTCAACGCGGTTCTCTGGAACAACCCGGGCAACTGGTATACGCCAACCTTATGGGAGGTTAAGGTGCTCGGCAGTTAA
- the ndk gene encoding nucleoside-diphosphate kinase codes for MNERAFVMIKPDGVRRGLIGEIVSRFEKKGLKPVYAELKELSEETARTHYRHLKEQLFFEDLIQYVTSGPVFAMIVEGQSAVGNARSLIGPTNPVKAPPGTIRGDYGSDIDENVIHCSDSLDHASLEIQLFFGKTGLLQKL; via the coding sequence ATGAACGAAAGAGCCTTTGTCATGATAAAGCCGGACGGCGTAAGGCGGGGATTGATCGGCGAGATCGTAAGCCGCTTCGAGAAGAAAGGGCTGAAGCCGGTTTACGCGGAGTTGAAGGAGCTATCCGAGGAAACGGCGCGCACGCATTACCGTCATTTGAAGGAGCAGCTGTTTTTCGAGGATTTGATTCAATATGTTACGTCCGGTCCCGTATTCGCCATGATTGTGGAAGGGCAGTCGGCTGTCGGGAACGCAAGATCTTTAATTGGTCCGACGAATCCCGTAAAGGCGCCTCCCGGTACGATCCGGGGCGATTACGGATCCGATATCGACGAGAATGTCATTCACTGCTCCGATTCCTTGGATCATGCAAGCCTGGAAATCCAGCTCTTCTTCGGAAAAACGGGCCTGCTGCAAAAGCTGTAA
- a CDS encoding response regulator transcription factor, producing MIRMIIVDDHAMVRSGLRMLLSGTEDMEVIAEASDGDEGIRTALELKPDVVLMDLSMPQGKDGLTAAAELKGLLPDTAILILTMHDDDEYLFRAIHAGAAGYVLKNAPHEELLTAIRSIAQGDAYLYPTATKRLMKEYVDRMQRGDSGDLFHALSEREKEVLSLTAKGYANKEMAEMLVISVKTVETHKSNVMEKLGLKSRPELIKYAMKKGLLNFD from the coding sequence ATGATAAGAATGATAATTGTAGATGATCATGCGATGGTTCGCTCCGGATTGCGCATGCTTTTGAGCGGAACGGAGGATATGGAGGTCATTGCGGAAGCTTCCGACGGAGATGAAGGGATACGGACGGCATTAGAGCTGAAGCCCGATGTTGTATTAATGGATTTAAGCATGCCGCAAGGGAAGGACGGTCTTACGGCAGCCGCCGAGCTGAAGGGGCTGCTTCCGGATACGGCAATTCTCATTCTGACGATGCATGACGACGATGAATATCTGTTCCGCGCCATCCATGCAGGGGCGGCGGGGTATGTGCTGAAGAACGCTCCCCACGAGGAGCTGCTTACGGCCATCCGCTCGATTGCCCAAGGAGACGCTTATTTGTATCCGACGGCAACCAAACGGTTAATGAAAGAATACGTGGACCGGATGCAGCGGGGAGACAGCGGAGATCTCTTTCATGCCTTGTCAGAGCGCGAGAAAGAGGTTCTATCGCTAACGGCCAAAGGTTATGCTAATAAGGAAATGGCCGAAATGCTGGTGATCAGCGTCAAAACCGTCGAGACGCATAAGAGCAACGTGATGGAGAAGCTAGGGCTTAAATCTAGACCGGAGCTGATCAAATACGCCATGAAAAAGGGGCTGCTTAACTTTGATTAA